The Virgibacillus dokdonensis genome includes a window with the following:
- a CDS encoding amidohydrolase translates to MLKQINHSIEALYEEMVHIRRHLHQYPELSFQETKTAAYIANYYKTLGIPYEANIGGNGVIATLKGGKPGKKIALRADFDALPIQDEKDVPYRSKVKGIMHACGHDGHTATLLALAKALITYKQELPGTIVFLHQHAEEYAPGGAKPIIDSGAIDHVDAVFGTHLWATTPLGVLQTSKQAFMAGADRFVIEVQGKGGHGAYPHETKDAIVIGSQIVSQLQQIVSRRINPLDTAVITVGIFEAGKAFNVIADKSRLVGTVRYINPALQAIIMKEMEVVIKGICMSQDATYRFDYIKGYPPLINHKEEAALLLQLDQHIKEITKTETIEPSMAGEDFAYYLQKKPGAFFFTGAQKDKQPFPHHHPKFDFNEQAMPIAAKTLITAYLAYQTR, encoded by the coding sequence TTGTTAAAACAAATAAATCACTCCATTGAAGCTTTGTATGAAGAAATGGTACATATTCGGAGACATCTTCACCAATATCCAGAGCTATCGTTTCAAGAAACGAAAACAGCTGCCTATATTGCAAATTATTACAAAACACTAGGTATACCTTATGAAGCAAACATCGGAGGTAATGGTGTCATTGCAACTTTAAAAGGTGGGAAGCCAGGAAAGAAAATTGCATTGCGAGCCGATTTTGATGCGCTTCCCATTCAAGATGAAAAAGATGTCCCCTATCGTTCTAAAGTAAAAGGCATTATGCACGCATGTGGGCATGACGGTCATACAGCTACATTGCTAGCTTTAGCTAAGGCATTAATAACGTACAAACAAGAATTGCCTGGGACGATTGTTTTTTTACATCAACATGCAGAGGAATATGCACCTGGAGGAGCAAAACCCATTATCGATTCAGGTGCCATTGATCATGTTGACGCTGTTTTTGGCACCCATTTATGGGCCACAACGCCACTTGGGGTGTTACAAACATCCAAACAGGCTTTTATGGCCGGAGCAGATCGCTTTGTAATAGAAGTCCAAGGCAAGGGTGGTCATGGCGCGTATCCACATGAAACAAAGGACGCCATCGTTATTGGATCACAAATCGTGTCGCAATTACAACAAATTGTCAGCAGACGAATTAACCCGTTAGATACAGCGGTTATAACCGTAGGCATTTTTGAAGCTGGTAAAGCATTTAATGTAATAGCTGACAAATCAAGACTTGTAGGAACGGTACGATATATAAACCCTGCCTTACAAGCAATAATTATGAAGGAAATGGAAGTAGTCATTAAAGGAATATGTATGAGTCAAGATGCCACCTATAGATTTGATTACATCAAAGGGTATCCCCCTTTAATTAATCACAAGGAAGAAGCAGCACTTTTGTTACAATTGGATCAACATATCAAAGAGATTACAAAAACCGAAACGATTGAGCCTTCTATGGCTGGTGAGGACTTTGCATATTATCTGCAAAAAAAACCTGGAGCGTTCTTTTTTACAGGCGCTCAAAAAGATAAACAACCATTTCCACACCACCATCCAAAATTTGATTTTAATGAACAGGCTATGCCAATAGCTGCCAAAACACTAATAACTGCTTATTTAGCTTATCAAACTAGATAA
- a CDS encoding MFS transporter, producing MEAISETSKTVPVLKNRNFLLLFIGSIFSAPGYYIYLIAAEWLMLTISENRVYFGMLFFAASVPRLLLLAVGGVVADRFNKRTILFIADSLRALFIAALLLFLYLNMVTVWHLIILAALFGIADAFSYPVTNSMTPLLLEEDQLQQGNSFIQMTMQISPILGPALGGVLLAVLGFKGVFSVACVMLLIGALTVLFIQLKQEKEESDAHSPWKDLKEGFLYVRQSDFIVSIMFIAFFINFFFSGPFSIGMPIIVKDVFDGSAISLATVQTAMGLGAMLGAILLAVKKVTNYRKVILVSLLVVGCLYTFIGMSNQLYMSAILVLCMAVLLQFVNIPIFTILQKTVDKSMLGRIMGLLITVTTGLIPISYVATSTLIALGVDIRYIMIGGGIFIVIIAMISFNFKRLRNLEIS from the coding sequence ATGGAAGCAATATCTGAAACAAGTAAGACAGTACCAGTATTAAAGAATAGAAATTTTTTGTTATTATTTATTGGCTCTATTTTTTCTGCACCTGGGTACTACATTTATTTAATCGCAGCAGAGTGGTTAATGTTAACGATTAGCGAAAATAGAGTTTATTTTGGCATGTTGTTTTTCGCAGCTTCTGTTCCGCGATTGTTACTATTAGCAGTTGGTGGGGTTGTTGCTGATAGGTTTAATAAACGAACCATTTTATTTATTGCTGATTCGCTTAGGGCTTTATTCATTGCTGCGCTTTTATTATTCCTCTATCTTAATATGGTAACAGTTTGGCATTTAATCATTTTAGCTGCATTGTTTGGGATCGCTGATGCTTTTAGTTACCCGGTTACAAACTCCATGACACCATTATTATTGGAAGAGGATCAATTGCAACAAGGTAATTCATTCATTCAAATGACCATGCAAATAAGCCCTATTTTAGGTCCTGCTTTAGGAGGCGTATTATTAGCTGTATTAGGTTTTAAGGGGGTTTTTTCTGTTGCTTGTGTTATGCTATTGATAGGAGCTTTAACGGTTCTTTTTATTCAATTAAAACAAGAAAAAGAGGAAAGTGATGCACATTCCCCTTGGAAGGATTTAAAGGAAGGGTTCCTGTATGTACGTCAAAGCGATTTTATCGTATCTATTATGTTTATCGCTTTTTTTATTAACTTTTTCTTTTCAGGTCCTTTTTCCATTGGAATGCCGATCATTGTAAAAGATGTTTTTGATGGAAGTGCTATTAGTTTAGCAACAGTTCAAACAGCGATGGGGCTCGGTGCAATGCTAGGAGCGATTCTTTTAGCAGTGAAAAAAGTAACAAACTACAGAAAGGTGATATTAGTAAGTTTATTAGTGGTTGGGTGCCTCTATACGTTTATTGGAATGTCCAATCAACTGTATATGAGTGCTATTCTTGTATTATGTATGGCAGTTTTATTGCAATTCGTTAATATTCCGATCTTCACTATTTTGCAAAAAACAGTAGACAAAAGTATGTTAGGGAGAATTATGGGGCTTTTAATAACCGTAACTACAGGTTTAATTCCAATCTCTTACGTAGCAACTTCTACGCTAATCGCGTTAGGTGTAGATATACGGTATATTATGATAGGTGGTGGGATTTTTATTGTCATTATCGCTATGATTAGTTTTAATTTCAAGCGCCTTCGTAACCTTGAAATCTCATAG
- the dcuC gene encoding C4-dicarboxylate transporter DcuC, producing the protein MTDNLIMYSSAILAVIIVIYMLVKKMDIKVALFSIGILLIFIGTSMGNEIPMADFETTGSTLLDPLQVIVQQFKETFTKAGLIILMLGGYTAYMSSIGANDVTVQVLTKPISKIKSVYFLVPAVFLLGNLLSLVIPSASTLAILLLATLYPVLKRAGMSVLSIAAVIATSATIIPTPLGSDNVAVSEELAKFAAFTDLSVTDYVFQYHAIVSIPTLIFIAIVHYFWQKWMDKKTLASQAKEEVELENIEEITGGKLFKVVYAVLPIFPIVLLLISFILEMTTNATISLSVENSVLFSLILAVVCELIRKKGNKAVLSNTEKFFEGMGKAIPIVALIVAASVFVTGLKSIGLLDTLQTAMQNFHGQGLDFILPLILVLFTALIVLLSGSGIALFFAMIPLMVPLAEAAGISPVAISIPMGLAGNLFRAVSPVAAVVLIIAGTLKVDPLDIIKRTSVPMISGVVFMFVLSMIIFL; encoded by the coding sequence ATGACAGATAACTTAATTATGTATAGCTCAGCAATCCTAGCTGTTATTATCGTCATTTATATGCTAGTAAAGAAAATGGACATAAAAGTCGCTTTATTTTCGATTGGTATACTTTTAATATTTATAGGGACGAGTATGGGCAATGAAATTCCAATGGCCGACTTTGAAACAACCGGTTCTACATTACTAGACCCATTGCAAGTTATTGTCCAGCAATTTAAGGAAACCTTTACGAAAGCAGGACTTATTATTCTCATGCTTGGCGGATATACAGCATATATGTCTTCTATTGGTGCGAACGACGTTACTGTACAAGTTCTAACAAAACCAATTAGTAAGATCAAATCTGTTTATTTTTTAGTTCCAGCAGTGTTTTTGCTCGGAAACTTATTATCGCTCGTTATTCCAAGCGCTTCCACATTAGCTATTTTATTATTGGCTACTTTATATCCTGTGTTAAAGCGAGCTGGAATGTCGGTACTAAGTATAGCTGCAGTTATCGCTACTTCAGCTACAATAATTCCGACACCATTAGGAAGTGATAACGTCGCCGTGTCGGAAGAGTTGGCGAAATTCGCTGCTTTTACTGACTTATCTGTAACCGATTACGTGTTTCAATACCACGCTATTGTCTCTATACCAACGTTAATTTTTATAGCAATAGTTCATTATTTTTGGCAAAAATGGATGGATAAAAAAACGTTAGCTTCTCAAGCGAAAGAGGAAGTGGAATTAGAAAATATAGAAGAAATAACTGGTGGTAAATTATTCAAAGTTGTATATGCAGTACTACCTATCTTTCCAATTGTCCTTTTGCTTATTTCTTTTATCTTGGAAATGACTACAAATGCAACGATCTCCCTTAGCGTAGAAAATTCCGTGCTTTTTTCACTCATCCTCGCTGTTGTTTGTGAATTAATACGTAAAAAAGGTAATAAGGCGGTTTTATCAAACACAGAGAAGTTTTTCGAAGGGATGGGGAAAGCTATTCCTATCGTAGCGCTCATTGTTGCTGCTTCCGTATTTGTTACTGGTTTAAAGTCCATCGGCTTGTTAGACACGTTACAGACGGCTATGCAAAACTTTCACGGACAAGGATTAGATTTTATCTTACCACTTATATTAGTGCTTTTTACTGCGCTTATCGTCTTATTAAGTGGAAGTGGTATTGCATTATTCTTTGCAATGATCCCTTTGATGGTTCCATTAGCAGAAGCAGCAGGAATAAGTCCAGTCGCTATTTCCATACCAATGGGACTTGCTGGAAACCTATTCCGTGCAGTATCTCCTGTAGCAGCTGTTGTGTTAATTATTGCCGGCACATTAAAAGTAGATCCATTAGACATTATTAAACGTACATCTGTGCCAATGATCTCCGGCGTCGTTTTCATGTTCGTACTTTCAATGATCATCTTTCTATAG
- the rihC gene encoding ribonucleoside hydrolase RihC, giving the protein MNDNQTPIIIDTDPGIDDAVALAAALFSKELDIKLITTVAGNVSLEKVTYNTLRLLQFFKKEIPVAAGADQPLIKEPIDASNVHGETGMDGYNFPEPNENLLLKEHAVNAMYKTILQSNKPITLVPIGPLTNIALLIRLYPEVKTNIKEIVLMGGSTTRGNSGVMAEFNIHADPEAASIVFNSGVPIVMVGLDVGWKALVYPEDSEKLKTLNETGHMIYHLFQKYRGGSMKTGLKMYDSCAIAYLLCPQMFTTQKAYVGIELNGSLTKGGTVTDLKGYLNMPSNATVCLDIDEKLFKQWFLDSLQKCN; this is encoded by the coding sequence ATGAATGACAACCAAACACCTATTATTATTGATACAGATCCAGGAATTGACGATGCTGTAGCCCTTGCTGCCGCATTATTTAGTAAAGAATTGGATATTAAATTGATTACGACAGTTGCTGGTAATGTAAGTCTCGAAAAAGTAACGTACAATACGTTACGGCTATTACAATTTTTCAAAAAAGAAATTCCTGTTGCTGCTGGTGCAGACCAACCGCTAATTAAAGAACCGATAGATGCGAGTAATGTTCATGGTGAAACAGGTATGGATGGTTATAATTTTCCAGAGCCTAACGAAAATCTCTTATTAAAAGAGCATGCTGTTAACGCGATGTACAAAACTATTCTTCAAAGCAATAAGCCAATTACGCTTGTACCCATTGGACCATTAACCAATATTGCACTACTTATAAGATTGTATCCAGAAGTGAAAACAAATATTAAAGAAATCGTATTAATGGGCGGATCTACAACGCGAGGGAATTCTGGAGTCATGGCTGAGTTTAACATTCATGCTGACCCCGAAGCCGCAAGTATTGTATTTAACAGTGGCGTACCCATTGTAATGGTTGGATTAGATGTCGGTTGGAAAGCACTCGTTTACCCTGAAGACAGTGAAAAATTGAAAACATTAAACGAAACCGGTCATATGATTTACCATTTATTCCAAAAATATCGTGGTGGTAGTATGAAAACTGGACTAAAAATGTATGATAGTTGTGCTATAGCCTACTTGCTATGTCCACAGATGTTCACTACACAAAAAGCTTATGTAGGTATTGAGCTAAATGGCTCCTTAACAAAGGGGGGTACTGTTACTGACTTGAAAGGATACTTAAATATGCCAAGTAATGCGACCGTTTGTTTAGACATTGATGAAAAATTATTTAAACAATGGTTTTTGGATAGTTTACAAAAATGCAACTAA
- the rbsK gene encoding ribokinase: MKKVLIFGSLNMDLSIYTDRIPNNGETIQGKDFFLSPGGKGGNQAVAAAKSGANAWIAGAVGTDLYGNKLVETLKKYKVNCDYIKMRRRVTTGIAMIIRNDGDNRIILDNGANDDVDFQDVNKMLQDIGRPGDIFLTQFENDYETTLHSLKAAKEKGLFTILNPAPAKHIAKANYLHIDLLIINQSECEFLSGIYPSEESEYKKAIQYFQQQGVHAVLITLGAEGSIVGEDTTIHFVPGLSVNTVDTTAAGDTYIGALACELSHGKTIQKSMEYATCAAALTVSKAGAQKSIPTRQDLIDSKYVEE, from the coding sequence TTGAAGAAAGTACTTATTTTTGGAAGCTTAAATATGGACCTTTCCATTTATACCGATCGCATTCCAAATAACGGAGAAACGATACAAGGAAAAGACTTTTTCCTATCCCCTGGAGGTAAGGGGGGAAATCAAGCTGTAGCTGCCGCTAAAAGTGGAGCAAATGCTTGGATAGCAGGAGCAGTAGGCACAGATTTATATGGGAACAAATTAGTAGAAACGCTAAAAAAATATAAGGTGAATTGTGATTATATAAAAATGCGCCGACGTGTAACGACCGGAATTGCCATGATCATTAGAAATGATGGAGACAATCGAATTATTTTAGACAATGGAGCCAATGACGACGTTGATTTCCAAGACGTCAACAAAATGCTGCAAGATATCGGTCGTCCTGGAGATATTTTTTTAACGCAATTTGAGAACGATTACGAAACCACTTTGCACTCACTAAAAGCTGCAAAGGAAAAGGGACTTTTTACTATATTAAACCCTGCACCAGCTAAACATATTGCTAAAGCCAATTATCTTCATATTGATTTACTTATCATTAATCAATCAGAGTGTGAATTTTTATCGGGAATATACCCATCCGAAGAAAGCGAATACAAAAAAGCAATACAATACTTTCAGCAACAAGGAGTTCATGCGGTACTGATTACCTTAGGAGCGGAAGGGAGTATAGTTGGTGAAGATACAACCATCCATTTCGTGCCTGGTCTCTCTGTAAATACTGTAGATACAACCGCTGCTGGAGATACTTATATTGGGGCGCTTGCCTGTGAACTTTCTCATGGAAAAACAATTCAAAAAAGTATGGAATATGCTACGTGTGCCGCAGCGTTAACCGTATCTAAAGCCGGTGCACAGAAATCCATACCTACTAGACAAGATTTAATTGATTCCAAATATGTAGAGGAGTAG
- a CDS encoding phosphatase PAP2 family protein: MRRSMMYLYAIVFFIGVVLTLLWGYKVANQTMPYVDQWTRDVVERLDNTAIYTAFRWITELGSSSFTIPFVLVMAFVFWWIYRSIIPALIYSLGTLSTHYFNIAIKHLVERERPSVLVAANAEGHSFPSGHAMISMVCYGLVAYFLSNRLKQKTKKWLIQVFFAGLILLIGISRYIINVHYLTDVLAGFFIGFLCLVGLVYLYQLTSRQSSPSRG; encoded by the coding sequence ATGAGAAGAAGTATGATGTATTTGTATGCGATCGTATTTTTCATTGGGGTTGTTCTCACATTGCTGTGGGGTTATAAAGTGGCAAATCAAACAATGCCATATGTCGATCAATGGACACGTGATGTAGTAGAGAGATTAGATAATACAGCCATTTACACTGCTTTTCGCTGGATTACAGAGCTGGGTTCATCGTCTTTTACAATTCCGTTTGTCCTTGTAATGGCATTTGTTTTTTGGTGGATATACCGTAGTATAATACCTGCACTAATTTATAGCTTAGGGACACTTTCAACGCATTATTTTAACATAGCCATTAAACATTTGGTGGAAAGAGAAAGACCGAGTGTACTCGTTGCAGCAAATGCAGAAGGACATAGTTTTCCTTCTGGCCATGCTATGATTTCAATGGTTTGCTACGGCTTAGTTGCGTATTTCCTGTCCAATCGTCTAAAGCAAAAGACAAAAAAATGGCTCATCCAAGTCTTTTTTGCCGGTTTGATACTATTAATAGGCATTAGTCGATATATCATTAATGTCCATTATTTAACGGATGTTCTTGCAGGGTTCTTTATAGGTTTTTTATGCTTGGTTGGTTTGGTATATCTCTATCAGTTAACAAGCAGACAAAGTTCTCCGTCTAGAGGCTGA
- a CDS encoding ABC transporter ATP-binding protein has translation MESLLHIENLYGGYTHKHVLQGISFTVHTGEIVGLIGLNGAGKSTTIKHVIGLMQPKKGMITVNGTTFQEDTETYRNQMAYIPEMPILYDELTLYEHLRLTAMAYDISQDIFEKRLEPLLKEFRMEKKLNWFPVHFSKGMRQKVMIMCAFLIEPPLYIVDEPFVGLDPLGIQSYLQLMNQMKENGSGVLMSTHILATAERYCDRFVILHDGTIRADGSLDQLRESFKMPHATLDDLYVQLTKEENNHV, from the coding sequence GTGGAATCTTTACTACATATTGAAAACCTTTATGGAGGATATACGCATAAGCATGTGTTACAAGGTATTTCCTTTACGGTACATACAGGTGAAATCGTTGGCTTAATTGGTTTAAATGGAGCTGGGAAAAGCACTACTATTAAACATGTTATCGGGTTAATGCAACCAAAAAAAGGGATGATTACTGTAAACGGAACAACATTTCAAGAAGATACGGAGACATACAGGAATCAAATGGCTTATATTCCTGAAATGCCTATCTTATATGATGAACTGACATTGTATGAACACTTGCGTTTAACAGCTATGGCTTATGATATTTCGCAAGATATATTTGAAAAAAGGTTAGAGCCTTTATTAAAGGAATTTAGAATGGAGAAGAAGTTGAACTGGTTCCCTGTCCATTTTTCCAAAGGTATGCGTCAAAAGGTTATGATAATGTGTGCATTTTTAATTGAACCACCATTATATATTGTAGACGAGCCTTTTGTAGGGCTTGATCCGTTAGGTATTCAATCTTATTTACAGCTAATGAATCAGATGAAAGAAAATGGATCGGGTGTGCTGATGTCTACCCATATTTTAGCAACAGCAGAGCGGTATTGTGATCGCTTTGTTATATTACATGACGGAACGATACGAGCTGATGGCAGTCTGGATCAATTAAGAGAGAGCTTTAAAATGCCCCATGCTACTTTGGATGATTTGTATGTACAATTAACAAAGGAAGAAAATAACCATGTTTAA
- a CDS encoding ABC transporter permease has translation MFNSHHFFKERFSAHLKETSRYLRYIFNGHIAIAMLFFISALAVYYQKWLQEIPDDFPAAWVISIVFGLIASYSPVRTLLKEPDLVFLIPAEQKMKAYFRNAIAYSFTIQLYLVFLAAAALGPLYTTVFANRAGVVYLITIALLLVFKFANLIANWWMLKVRERDSRLIDTVVRTVLNIAVFYFFISGSMLLAGITTLLFAIVFLYDYQIASKRPGLLWDLLVEKDQSRMQAFYRLANMFADVPHLKSRVKKRHWLVRIVSIVPFTRTATYDYLYRITLIRSGDYLGMYVRLVVIGGVLIYVIPPLWLKIIFALLFLYLSSFQMMTLYQHHRTILWLDLYPVSLQIRQQSLLKLLLQLSIVQVILFTAVFIVMDIYIGAMITFAGGIIFSWLFVDGYVKRKLT, from the coding sequence ATGTTTAATTCTCACCATTTTTTCAAGGAACGGTTTTCAGCGCATTTAAAAGAGACAAGTCGTTATTTACGCTATATATTTAATGGTCATATAGCTATTGCAATGCTATTTTTCATCTCTGCGTTAGCTGTTTATTACCAAAAGTGGTTGCAAGAGATCCCAGATGATTTTCCTGCTGCTTGGGTTATATCCATTGTTTTTGGCTTGATAGCAAGTTATAGTCCAGTGCGCACCTTGTTAAAAGAGCCAGATCTTGTATTTTTAATTCCAGCAGAACAGAAAATGAAAGCTTATTTTCGTAATGCTATTGCATACAGCTTTACGATTCAATTGTATTTAGTATTTTTAGCTGCTGCAGCTTTGGGCCCGTTATATACAACTGTTTTCGCCAATCGTGCTGGGGTTGTATATCTCATAACCATTGCATTGTTGCTTGTATTTAAATTCGCCAACCTAATTGCGAATTGGTGGATGCTCAAAGTGAGGGAACGTGATTCTCGGTTAATTGATACAGTCGTTCGTACTGTGTTAAATATAGCTGTCTTTTATTTTTTTATATCTGGCAGCATGTTATTAGCCGGTATCACAACATTGCTTTTTGCCATTGTGTTTTTGTATGATTATCAAATAGCGAGTAAACGTCCTGGATTACTATGGGATTTACTGGTGGAAAAAGATCAAAGTCGTATGCAAGCATTTTACCGATTAGCGAATATGTTTGCAGATGTACCTCATTTAAAAAGTCGAGTGAAAAAACGGCATTGGTTGGTCCGTATCGTTAGTATAGTTCCTTTTACCCGAACAGCTACGTACGATTATTTATATCGAATTACTTTGATACGAAGTGGTGATTACCTTGGTATGTATGTGAGATTAGTCGTTATAGGTGGGGTACTTATTTATGTGATTCCACCATTATGGTTGAAAATTATCTTTGCTTTATTGTTTTTATATTTAAGTAGTTTTCAAATGATGACCTTATATCAGCATCACCGTACTATTTTGTGGCTGGATCTCTACCCAGTTTCTCTGCAAATTCGCCAACAATCATTATTAAAGTTACTATTGCAATTAAGTATCGTACAAGTGATTTTATTTACGGCAGTGTTTATCGTAATGGATATATATATAGGGGCCATGATAACATTTGCAGGTGGGATTATATTTTCTTGGTTGTTTGTAGATGGCTATGTGAAACGAAAGCTTACGTAA
- the liaF gene encoding cell wall-active antibiotics response protein LiaF, which produces MKNIIRLFSAVSIISIGIILVLFNLGVIAFDVYEIWVYLYPIFFVLVGIKWIIQDFRKKGKSWEVGSFFLLFGLLLLLDRLAILSFHFFDVWKLWPLFIVYIGVYFLKRDKSYSDTHWNNIEQEDNSATFSKFSIGTYEYTKPNWRAEPTKLHALFGDFYLDFSKAFIPEHEIPFSIRSLAGDVTILIPEHVPFRVQAVVRAGEIEIVGKRVDGVHRKLSFQSDNYEHAIRKIDFIIKLEAGSIRIEQV; this is translated from the coding sequence ATGAAGAATATAATTCGTTTGTTTTCAGCAGTTTCCATTATTAGTATTGGAATTATACTTGTTCTGTTTAATCTAGGTGTGATTGCTTTTGATGTGTATGAGATATGGGTTTACCTTTACCCCATTTTCTTTGTGCTAGTAGGCATAAAATGGATTATTCAAGATTTTCGTAAAAAAGGTAAGAGCTGGGAAGTGGGGTCTTTTTTCCTTTTGTTTGGCCTTTTGCTCTTACTCGATAGGCTTGCCATATTGTCCTTTCATTTTTTTGATGTATGGAAATTATGGCCGCTATTCATTGTTTATATAGGTGTTTATTTCTTAAAACGGGATAAAAGTTATTCGGATACACATTGGAATAACATTGAACAAGAAGATAATAGTGCTACTTTTTCCAAATTTTCCATTGGAACTTATGAATATACGAAGCCGAATTGGAGAGCAGAACCAACCAAATTACATGCGTTGTTCGGAGATTTTTATTTAGATTTTTCCAAAGCTTTTATTCCGGAGCACGAAATACCATTTAGCATCCGCTCGTTAGCTGGTGATGTTACCATTTTAATACCTGAGCATGTCCCATTTCGTGTTCAAGCGGTGGTGCGAGCTGGAGAAATTGAGATCGTTGGCAAGCGTGTGGATGGAGTTCATCGAAAGCTTTCCTTTCAAAGTGATAATTACGAGCATGCTATTCGGAAAATTGATTTTATAATTAAGCTCGAAGCTGGATCCATTCGGATTGAACAAGTGTAA
- a CDS encoding ferritin-like domain-containing protein has protein sequence MEQDLQTLIDGLNEDLANEYGAAIQYTYSASVVSGLYRSALKPFFEAEVTDELGHALYLSEKISSLGGTPTTKAADVPQPTDVKDLLQATLQAEADTIKRYEKRKEQAEKLGYTELVVKLEDMIADETHHKEEIERLLADPRLA, from the coding sequence ATGGAACAAGACTTACAAACATTAATTGATGGTTTAAATGAAGACTTAGCAAATGAATATGGCGCAGCTATTCAATACACGTATAGTGCCTCCGTAGTTAGCGGACTATATCGTTCTGCATTAAAACCTTTTTTTGAAGCAGAAGTGACAGATGAATTAGGACATGCTTTATACCTTTCCGAAAAAATCAGCTCTTTAGGTGGCACACCTACAACTAAAGCAGCTGACGTTCCACAACCTACAGACGTTAAGGATCTATTACAAGCAACATTACAAGCAGAAGCAGATACAATTAAACGTTATGAAAAAAGGAAAGAGCAAGCTGAGAAATTAGGCTACACGGAACTTGTTGTAAAATTAGAAGATATGATTGCTGATGAAACACATCATAAAGAAGAAATTGAGCGACTACTAGCTGATCCACGCTTAGCATAG
- a CDS encoding sensor histidine kinase, whose amino-acid sequence MRQRFASIRYSYIISHLYGLFLTCIILLATLLTIYVLLEPIWLTIKGIFLFIVLYLLIALLVSIYAGFKSGGSLKYRFDYISTQITQFAHGNYQSRLHFQEGDEITRVANEMNALGEALQDQVKSLQRMADERADMAKNSYKTAVMEERQRIARDLHDAVSQQLFALTMFSEAAIKQLDKAPKLAKEQMMEVSKAALQSQTEMRALLLHLRPVYLSGEPLHKGILKLVEELQQKSRIEFQVSISDNLDVSDTIEEHVFRIVQEALSNILRHSNASKVIIHISSRSNELLVHIGDNGQGFHVEENKKASYGLKTMKERSEELGGTFHIRSSEREGTYVDIRIPC is encoded by the coding sequence ATGCGTCAACGTTTTGCAAGTATACGGTATAGTTATATTATCTCCCATCTATACGGACTGTTTTTAACCTGTATTATTTTACTCGCCACGTTATTAACCATATACGTTTTACTCGAACCTATTTGGCTAACCATAAAAGGGATTTTCTTATTTATCGTTCTATATCTCCTTATTGCATTATTGGTTTCTATTTATGCTGGTTTTAAATCTGGTGGTAGCTTGAAGTATCGCTTTGATTATATATCTACACAGATTACTCAATTTGCACATGGAAACTATCAATCTCGCTTGCATTTCCAAGAAGGAGATGAGATTACGAGAGTGGCAAATGAAATGAATGCATTAGGAGAGGCGCTACAGGATCAAGTCAAGTCCTTGCAGCGAATGGCTGATGAAAGAGCAGATATGGCAAAAAACTCCTATAAAACAGCGGTAATGGAAGAAAGGCAGAGGATCGCACGAGATTTGCACGATGCCGTGAGCCAGCAATTATTTGCGCTCACTATGTTTTCTGAAGCGGCAATAAAGCAGTTGGATAAGGCTCCTAAATTAGCAAAAGAGCAAATGATGGAGGTATCAAAGGCAGCGTTACAATCACAAACGGAAATGCGTGCTTTGTTATTACATTTACGTCCCGTCTATTTATCTGGAGAACCATTACATAAAGGGATACTGAAATTGGTAGAAGAGTTACAACAAAAAAGCAGAATTGAGTTTCAAGTTTCAATATCGGATAACTTGGATGTTTCGGATACAATTGAAGAGCATGTATTCCGTATTGTTCAGGAGGCACTTTCTAATATATTACGTCACTCCAATGCATCCAAAGTCATTATTCATATTTCTAGTCGTTCCAATGAGTTATTGGTACATATTGGTGACAATGGTCAAGGGTTTCATGTGGAAGAAAATAAGAAAGCGTCTTATGGTTTAAAAACGATGAAGGAGCGCAGTGAGGAATTGGGGGGAACGTTTCACATTCGCTCTAGTGAACGAGAGGGGACTTATGTTGATATTCGTATACCTTGTTAG